A part of Rhinoderma darwinii isolate aRhiDar2 chromosome 1, aRhiDar2.hap1, whole genome shotgun sequence genomic DNA contains:
- the LOC142657098 gene encoding solute carrier family 2, facilitated glucose transporter member 11-like: MEEEGDEELTETQGSARTPGWVLLLTMCAAGIGGTFQYGYNLTIINAPTNHIQKFVNETWLERYGSELDSWIITLIWSIIVSVFPLGGFLGALLAGPMAIRLGRKKSLLFNNLFIMLSAIFCGFSRYAKSFEMIILGRILAGVNSGVSMNIQPMYLGESAPKKLRGTGALSCAVSTAIGLVMGQVVGLREILGSEELWPLLLASNVVPGILQLMLLPWVPESPRYLLIDLKDKDSCVVALRRLRGNCDFSSEVEEMMAEQTAIQGQRAKGPCEIIHDPSLRRQLLTIVVLSSAMQLCGNDSMYFYASYVFQTAGIAPEKIQYVVIGTGSCELITSIACTLVIDRVGRRMLVMGGYSLMSVWAVVFMVALSQQEHIIWMPHLSMVCIFAYILSFGIGPAGVTGLMPAEIFDQMARPAAYMICGSVMWLILFVVGLAFPFIMQGLRHYCFMPFLVVCVSTTVYIGFFLPETKGKSVLEITEEFTMRRAKSHNEKNGWLGAQEIKSTSL, encoded by the exons ATGGAAGAAGAGGGGGACGAGGAGTTGACAGAAACTCAAGGCAGCGCACGGACACCG GGATGGGTGCTGCTGCTTACAATGTGTGCAGCCGGTATCGGAGGCACTTTCCAGTATGGGTACAACCTTACAATCATCAATGCACCCACAAAT CATATTCAAAAATTTGTGAATGAAACTTGGCTAGAGCGCTATGGTTCAGAGCTGGACAGTTGGATAATAACTCTCATCTGGTCTATAATAGTCTCTGTGTTCCCACTTGGTGGTTTCTTGGGAGCACTACTGGCAGGTCCTATggctatcaggctgggaag AAAGAAGTCTCTGCTCTTCAACAATCTCTTTATAATGCTCTCTGCAATCTTTTGTGGGTTTAGCCGCTATGCCAAGTCCTTTGAAATGATCATACTGGGGAGAATCTTAGCTGGTGTGAATTCAG GAGTCAGCATGAATATTCAACCTATGTATCTTGGGGAAAGCGCTCCCAAAAAACTACGTGGTACAGGAGCTCTATCATGTGCAGTCAGTACTGCTATTGGGCTAGTAATGGGGCAAGTGGTAGGACTCAG GGAGATATTGGGCAGTGAGGAGCTATGGCCCCTTCTCCTAGCTAGCAACGTGGTTCCAGGTATCCTACAACTGATGCTCCTTCCTTGGGTTCCTGAAAGTCCTCGATATCTGTTAATTGATTTAAAGGACAAAGATTCCTGTGTAGTTG CTTTACGTCGGCTTCGGGGGAATTGTGATTTCAGTAGTGAGGTGGAGGAGATGATGGCGGAGCAGACAGCTATACAAGGACAGAGGGCAAAGGGTCCGTGTGAGATAATACATGATCCATCCCTGCGACGGCAGCTTCTCACTATAGTGGTTCTCAGCAGTGCTATGCAACTCTGTGGTAATGACTCG ATGTATTTCTATGCATCCTATGTATTTCAAACAGCTGGGATTGCCCCGGAGAAGATTCAGTATGTTGTGATTGGTACAGGAAGTTGTGAACTCATCACTTCAATCGCTTGT ACTTTAGTCATTGATCGTGTTGGACGCCGTATGCTGGTGATGGGGGGATACAGCTTGATGTCTGTGTGGGCTGTGGTTTTTATGGTGGCCTTATCTCAGCAG GAACACATTATATGGATGCCGCATCTCAGCATGGTCTGTATTTTTGCCTACATCTTGAGTTTTGGAATTGGTCCAG CTGGAGTTACTGGTTTAATGCCAGCGGAGATATTTGACCAGATGGCCCGACCTGCTGCATACATGATCTGTGGCTCCGTCATGTGGCTAATACTATTTGTGGTAGGCTTGGCCTTTCCTTTCATTATG CAAGGACTTCGTCATTATTGCTTTATGCCATTTCTAGTGGTATGTGTCAGCACGACTGTATATATTGGATTCTTCCTCCCAGAGACCAAAGGAAAAAGTGTTTTAGAAATCACTGAAGAATTCACAATGCGCAGAGCTAAATCACACAATGAGAAAAATGGCTGGCTTGGAGCTCAGGAGATCAAATCCACTAGTTTGTGA